In Cardiocondyla obscurior isolate alpha-2009 linkage group LG07, Cobs3.1, whole genome shotgun sequence, the DNA window TATCGCTTCCTGCAATAAGAATaacaatttatcaatttatttgttaaagtaaaaaaaattaaaaatcaaaatatttgaaaatttttatgtaactttACCTGAATTGGTGTGCTGCAAGTATATACGGAGTTCTGATGTATCACTTGCAGATTGCGCAATAAATTCGCTGGCCCATAAGCCCAGCCTATTTTCCAGCCTGTGACGCTAAACGTTTTACCCGCTGACCCAATCGTAATTGTACGTTCGTACATATCGGGCAAAGTAgctaattaaatgaataacgTTTTTAGATATTACTTCAGGAAATAGATATCGTACACTGAAAGATAGACGGCGACTAGTTTgcaatttgcataaatttagCATGGTGTGCGTAGTCTTACACGTGCTAAGAAGTGCTTCGTGCGAGTTGTCGTCGCAGCAAACGTTATATCTACCTGTCAGTGTATgctgaaagacagatatgaCGACGGCAGCTAGCAAACGCGACTTTAACGTTGTGTGCATCGAGTTTCATCTATTTCCCgtatgtatataccgcgccggccggattgccgaagacaGTTGAAGACTGATttccccccgttctctcaccCCCTGCCTCTACCGCCTAAGATTAcgtacgtacgctagccgcaaAAAATGTCATATCTGCCCTTCGgtgtacataatttttttttaaggtgaTTCTTACCGATTCTTATATGCTTGTACGGCTCGTAAACGATATGTTCATAAACTTCATCAGAAACCACGAGCACATTCCATTTCTTCGCGAGATTggcaataaattgtaattcatCTAGCGTAAATACTTTTCCTATGGGGTTATGTGGCGTGTTGAGGATAATACCTTTAGTTTTTTCATTGAAAAGACTTTCCATCTCTTTTCTATCAAACACCCAATCACCAGAAGTCACTGTACCCGATGTAGATTTCTGTAAAAAACTAACATTATATATTCaatgcagtttttttttccttacaaatttattaacaaagttCTTACTGGTTTTAATGCTATATATCTGGGAATTCCTCCAGCAGTTTGTACCATAGGTTCATAACAATCGAAAAAGGGTTCAATAATAATCCACTCATCTCCAGGATTAGTGTGCCCTTGTAGAGTGGCATATAGTGCTTCATAAGCACCAGAGGTAACTAATACTTCCTTATTTGGATCCAAATCACGGTTAATCagtttagaataaaattttgctatCACATTTACTAATCTTGGATGACCCTGCAAGATTTatatttgctttaaaaaatattgcacaatatataaataaaataattattttattcgttattgATAACAATTACTGGTAATAATTTAAGCAATACAACATTcatatcttataaaaaaaaaaaagaaattaaatcaaattaatacaaGACATATAAAAGTAACATAgataaattaagaattaataagattatcACTTACAAATCCTCTTGTATATTGTTGTAAAAGTGGATTGTCATTTTTAGCAACAGCAGCTAGAGCATTAGTTACATTCTCTGGTGCGTAATAATCAGGAAAACCTTGGCCCAAGTTCAGTGGCTTGTACTGCAGAGCAAGTTGAATGTATTCAACCCTAACCAAAAAAAACATAACCAATGTATgatataaagtttatttaaaatttatcaaaatacatGCATAGATCTTCGAAGAATCAAACGCTAGTTACCAAACAGATTTATCGTTGCCTTTTAAACGATCCGGTAAATCAAACTTCGACATTTTGGTGATACTCCtgatattttttacagtgCCAAATGAAGCAGTTTTACTCGTCGCCGAGAAACAAACTCTCGTTAGCATCTAAAAACACATATAAACACAAGTTAAATGCATCATAATTTAggttgttaaataattatatttatgacaACCGGAggtgataattatattaattgcaatttaaaagcTGAGGTTGACGTTAATGAGTACGATTTAAAAGACGAGACTCTGCGTATACCTTTTCACGAACTGGAATGCAGAAATTATCGCTACGTCATAACTCTcggttataaaatttttatcatctgCACCGTAATAAAAGCTTATATAATCCGTTATGACGCGAAATACAGCTCTCGGGAAAATGAAGCGTCGCCATTTTTTCCGAATCCATTATCGATATATCAATGCTTATTTTCATCGACGTGAATTAACTTTTCTCAAGCTCAAAGAACATTCGAAAGCAGATCAAGGTAAAATCTAATTTGCATACGGCAAAAGTGAAACGCGAACGACGCGAGCCGAAGGAACAGGCGACATCGCGGAATGACGTGTGTACTACACGAGCAtcgtaaaaattcaatttgaaTTTCAAGTCAAACGTTCGagcgtacatacatacatgcatacatattATACGTACTCAATTTCGCTGACTTCTCGATGGCAAGACAAGCGACGACGCGATAGCAGAGCGATCGGCACGTCCAGCCGCGTCAACCGTCGAGGATATTTTGCGCAACAAGTGAAGAACTAGTAGCGAGCTGAAGTGAACCGCGAAAGTCGCGGCTAAGTTCGAAAAAGGACAGAGAAAtggagcgcgcgcgcgattttatAGGTTACCGGTTCATCGACTGAAATTTCTAGGAAGCGATATCGCGCGACTTCGTTCGTCATCGTTTGTTTTTATCTCGAACCTTCCTTTGTCTTCAAAGCGAACGTACGTTACTTACCGAGAGGACGAGTAGAACCGTGGCACCCCGCATGACGGACATATATGGTTTGACATGCTTTCGATTCGAATAATATGTAATACCAGGCGATAAAGGCCGACCGCTTTCACTTTTCCAGCAGTCCTTCGATTATGTTAACTGGCAATCGATCGACGACGAAGGATCTCCTCTCTCTCAGTCGTCAGTTTCGCGCGCGTTGATCATCCGCCATAGACTAGGTAATGTAGATCGGTCAGTCGAGAAAATTTTCGGTGGCCATCGGAAGTCATCGAACGACACCGAATAAGATCCGTTCGTTGAATAATGGCGATTCGACAGTCGGTTGAGAATGCTGTATGAGTGAATGTTCGACGACcggtattaatatttttaatagaacgaTTGAAGTAGAAGGAAAATGACACAGTCATCGGATCTCACAGATGAGTTAGACGATTGTTTCTTGAAAACGGCAgggaatataataaaatattacggtAAGATTTTACGGAGAGAGGTTAGAAGTCCACGCTCTGCGTtcttgtctttttttctctttctctttttttttcttttttatgctTGTGtcttattttatgaatataactgttattatatttattatatttagacGACGAAGAATCGAGgaagaaattattgaaaaatctaAGAGAGACCTTAGAGGAAAATTGTATTcaagttacaaaaataaaagctgCAAATGAGATCAAGGAGCATCTGCAATTTGACAACATGTCtgaattagaaaaagatgtaaaaaaCCTCACACAAGTAAGGATTGTCTCggaattaattgttttattttccagatttatatttatatgacaCACTTCTTATTTTTTGCAATAGGAATATAGAAAGGCtttatctgaaataaaagttaatccTGCAGAAGATAAAAGATTAATAGCTCATAATCGCCAAGTTAATGATTTAATTCAAGGTAATAATTAGAATGTAAATTTAGATCTTTCAGttttaatgtactttttttttaaattaataatttttaaatcttgcAGCCATCAAAGCAGCTTCAAATAATGACTTAGACAACACTGACACTGATCTACGGTTAACAAGCAGTGAGATAAATGTAATTGATCCAATTTCAAAAACGAGAATGACAGACCCTGTAAGAAATGCCGCGTGCGGTCATGTGTATGATAAAGAAAGTCTCGTTGCAATGTTAAAAAAGAACCCAAATACTAGGTATGTAATGcataatttcgtaatataCACGGATGTTTTGGACAACTATATATTAGGACACAGgctacaatttttatatcttcaTTTACAGGTGTCCAGTGGTAGGCTGCACCAACACAGATTATATAGTTTTAAGTCAATGTCGCTTTGATATTGTAACGAAAACGTATTTAGAGAACAATCCTGCTTAAATTTAGAAgcagtaaaaaaattctctaaGTATTTATGTCAGATTCGTCAAAATTACATACCTCATGTGTGCTACTAGATTTTGTATTGATTGAAAAAGTTTCTTACcgaatttaagtattttttaattaaaaaaatacattttatataatactattaagtaataaaatatttctttagttATTTATACGAACTGCAaagcaaaatttttgtttgtgATGGATctgacaaaattatttcgagtaGTTTACGATTGTGCTCGATTGGTTGCAGTCAATCTAATCGCGTTTATGTTCAATCGCATCGCCAATGATCGATAATGACGGCTCAAACTATGCTTACGTTCGCTCTTTTGTCggtacttttaattttatcgggCATTCGTACTGTCGGCAATGATTTTAATCATAAATCTTCAAGATCGCCCGCTTCGGCcgttattacgaaaattatctACGGACACACTTCGTACGTAGAATCCATTTTTTATAAGGACATTGTGCAGCCACCACAACGCCGTCTCCTCGAACATCCACGAAGAGCTAAGCAGGTATACCGCAGCCACGACTACAACATTGCACGAGAATATCGTCGGCCTCGATATAAGCTCGACGAAAGCAGACTTTACCGCTCGGCTTTTAATAACGACGAAAATGAGgacgaggaagaagaggaagaggaagaagatgaggaggaggaggaaaatgAAAGCGACGAGGAAGACAAATTTGACGATGAAGACGCTGACGAAGATGCAGACGCGGAACAGGACGAGGAAGAAACGGTGAAGGAAGAACCCAGCGAAGTCTATGATTATggttagtattaaaaaataaattttttttaccgcgttTTTTAGGTTGCTGTCAGGAATCGTATAGCAAGGTCGGGTTACGTGCCGCTCCGAGGTGAGCTCAGGAACGATCACGAGAAACGGGAAGTCGTAAAAATAAGATCGAACATGAAGGAGTGCAAGGATGAGTCGATAGAGCCGTCACAGTATTACGAATATGGTGAGGACGCGTTGAAACAGAAAAActcatttattcttttataaatgatAGACTTGTAAATCTTGACATTGCGTTGTTTAACTTTAacgttactttaatttttttatttcactcattattgtattaaaaatttttcagaaacCGAGGTGAGAAATGTCGCGTCTCAAGATGCCCGATGCGGTGAATGTCAAGTGATTATTCTCGCGAAGATCTTTACAACAAGTTTACTGATTCTTCTATTCACTTAGAAGTTTCGAAAGAAAGGACGTTTGCAAATGGACGCAAGTATTCTAGAATGAATAGTGTTCAACGTGCGGTGTTGTAATAAATTcctacaagttttttttaagctgAAGGGACATAAGAAGGATGCggactttattttaataattaaaataagttattaTCTATGAGCAGCATGCAACTCTAAAAAAAGTATACcttttataagttttttaaaagtaagtattatactttaatttttattgataaataaattttattaattataataaaaggcACTTTATTTgggtaaaaaaataaaactttttgctttttgtatttatttattcacagAAGTAATTCATTGCGTTACGTATCGTGCGTTATGTGCTGATTACAGAAGAGATAAAAGATGCCAAATGTAATAGAAAGAGAAGATCGTCGAGGAACAGCTCCAAAGATCTTGAAGCGTTAATCAAACAGTCATGCCAATTCGGGTGAATGACATTAATACATAGCGGAAgatggtttttttttgtgaatcGCCTCATCGACATCGAATCTTGAAAAACTGCCTGGTCGCAAAatcaagtatatttttttcttttacattttttaatagaacatTGATCGAtgcgttatttctttttcaaaattgcgtgcgtatataattaaaagagttaagtaaataataatgcagCAAGTCGATGATTCATTCGAGTGAACGGCAGTGAGGCATCGGCATGCTATTGAATCTTATTAGAAACTGTACGCCTCGTGCGACATGAAAGCGACTCATTAACGAGTTCGGTCGCGTAAGCGTTTTGCGCATTTGTTTAAGATTGACCTTCGAGGTACGCTTGCAGCCTCACACACGCAAGtaacttaaataatttcaaagagCCACACGGTCATGTTGCAACGAAGAGTTTGAGATGCCTACATTTTTAAACGGGATCGAACTACCGATTGATGAATAGTTAAGGGAcgactttttaacttttagaTAAGTTAATCTTTCAGATAGATTATATGtcaatcattttttatactttatattatacatagaaacatatattttatccgAAAAATAGTTATCGAGAAGTATAAAGAAATCGGGCATAAGTTAATTTCGTGTGGGTGAGATGTGATCCAAGCCGTCAGATGGCTTTACGAACGCCGTTCGTGCTGTGACGCGCGATTGGCCGCGGGGGCGGCACGTGACTGCGACCTGGACGGCAATTCGTCGGCGTCACTGCCATTTTGTAGCCGTGCACCGCTTGCGACGGGCGCCGCGCGTCCGCACTTGTCCTTGTAGTAGTATTAACCCCGCGGTGCTTAAAGCCAACTGGTCGTGCATCGTTCCGGCTCTCGGGTCTCCGGAGGTGAGCGTGGAACCGCGTGCGCGTTCGTCGTCATTTCGCCAGCGGCAACGACGAGACGTAGTGAAACGACGCGGGCGGCTTTTGCGAAGCGGAAGTGACAGGTCGCGCGGCCCGCGAGCGTTGTGTTTTTCCGGTACTCGTCCACGCTCGCCACGTTCTCGCTCTTCGCCTCCCCCCTCCCTGAAGGTGCGTACGATCCGAGTCGCGGAACTCGCGGATCGAcgggcgagcgagcgcgcgcgccaTATTCGCGCGTCGGCGGCACGTCACCGGCACGACGACGTCTTGGACGTGCGACAAAGGGGAGTGACTAGCGGCGGCGAGAGTGCAAGTGCGCGGGTGCCGACCGAGGAGCGTCACGCTCGGCGAGCGAGCAACACGCGGACCGTGGGATCGTGGAACGCATGCTGACAGGTAAATACCCCTGCGCCGCCGCACTCGACGAGAATTCCGGAATGCGATGTGCATGCCTGCGTATCTTCGTCTATCGTGCCTAACGTTGtacgtctctctctttctctctatttctttctctctgtctctctctctctctacttATTCttccgtgcgcgcgcgcgcgcgcacgtacagatctttttttttccgttcttCTCGTTCTCGTATGATCTGTTTATGCATTCTATCTGTCTCTCCTCGTTCCTCTCGCCGCGTCTCTCGTAGCCTTTTTCTGCCTGGTGTCTTGTTCCCTTCGCTTTCAACTCCGTACATCTTTGTCTCAGGTTTTTCAGTCTCcgtctccttttctttctaaaGTCGCATGCAAAACTCTGTCGTTGAATCGCGGAGGGATTCGTGGCCGTTCTTCGTTTTGAAGGAACGCCGCTGTGCGAGCGTTTGCCCGTGTCGGAACGCTTCCCGGACGCTCGAGGGAGGCCTCGGCGCGAGACGAGTCAAAGTTCGTCGCCCTTAGCAGCCGTGAATAAAGTTACGTAAAGTGAAAGTGTCCGCGTGTGGTCAGACGCGTGCCGTAAATACACGGTGATGCGTAAGGTGCAGCggcgagaaagagggagacGGAGGCGACGCGGTCAGAAGTCCCGTGCTTTTTCCGCCGCCGCGCGGATTCACGCGAGCGATCGATGTCCGATTGATGTTCGCGCTTTGCCAACGTTCTCCGGCAACGGTCCAGGCGCCGACCTGAGAGATCTCGGAGCTTTCTCCATCCCTTGATCTTTATCGGGTTCCGTCAAACGTCAGCGAGTCAAAACagaaaagaacaaatataaaaaaaaaaatcggaacGCGGATAAATCACGTTTCAGATCAATATTCATGAGGAACTGACGCGTTCGTCGTGCAACGCGAAACGAGCCTTTACCGGTGAACGGTTTCCGGTTTTCCGTCGCGGTGGTTTCCACGCTTTTGAAATGGTTCCGCCAAGGACGGCGTTCCGTGCGAACGGCGATAGGCGATTACCTCGAATCGCGCTTCTCGCTCGGAGCGGAGGAAGCGCGGACGGATTTGAGCGTTCTCTTTCACCCTGGCGTACCGCCGCGATGATTTATCGGGGAGGGACGATCGAGAGCGTTGTCGTATATGCCGGCCGCGAGCCGGCTCGGCTCGCCGCGAAAGAAATACGGCGGCAATAAACTTTCCGCCGGTCGCGGAATCCCGCGGGATGGGACGGCGGGCGGGTGTCGGCCAAGGGCCGACGACCCGAGCCGATCTTTATCCAATTACACACAAACGTAGCTTCCACCTGCGTGGAGGATTCCCCCCCTTCGCCGACGTGCCGATGTAAATCCGCGGCTCGCGGCAATATTTAACGCCCAGGCAGGGCACGCGGACTCGTTAAGGTGCGCCCGTATCTTCCTCCATCTCTTGAATACGCTACGGAGTACTCGCGATccctcctccccttccccTTAGTTGAATGAATCGCGAACGGATTTAATCGCGAATTCCTCCTCGCCCGCGTCCCGGTCGCGAGAGCTCCGCCGGAGAAAGTTTGAGGCCGGAGGTTCGGGGAAGTCAAGGATGCGCGAGTCAACATTCTTCGTCGTCGCGGAGGTCTCGGCGGCCTTTCTCCTTCCTGAGAAAGATCCTGAAATCTTAAATCTCTCGAGAGTTCAGGGGCCAATTAAGGGGTCTGAATAGGAGGCTATTATGAAGCGTCGAAAGACCGAGTGTTCTGATAAATTTGAATCTTGCGGGAGAAGCAATTTGCCGCGGAACTCTCGAGGGACTCTCGGGTGAAAATGTACGACGTCGGCAGCTCCGTAACCCCACTGTGTttccgaaaaaaataaatctaaaaatagaACTCAATCCGCCGATTAAGCTAATCGTGTCTCGTTTGTGTTTCAGCCGTTCCCAGGGCGTGCGAGATCAAAGTGGAGGGTGGGCACGCCGTCTGTGTGTCTAGATGATGCCGAAATCGTGCCGAATCTAACGCGGCCGGGTTCGGCACGCCGTGTCCCCTTCGGGTCGGAAAGAAGCGGCGCGGCTTCCGGTGCTGGACTCGCAACGGCGGGATATGAAGGAGGGGCGAGAAGGGGGTTCACAGTTCGTCGGAGTGGCTAACGATCGTCGGTGCCGATCGTGGACGACGTGGCGAGggatcgtcgtcgtcgtcgcgcgatGATGAGCGGCAACGATTCGAGTGCGACGGCAACGCtcacgccgacgccgacgagCGTCGGCGTCGGCAGCGCCCCGGTGATCGCCGCTACGGAGGACGAGGAGGAAGATCCGGCGACCTTGACCCTGGACTGCGTCGAGCCCGTCGCCGACATGGACCTGGTGAACGGACCGAATCCCTGGCTTCCGGCGTACGGCTTCCAGCTGCAGCATCACTCCCAGTTCCAGCCGACGCACTTGGAGGATTTACGGGCTAATGGTTCGTACATTAACGCTTCTACTCTctttccgctttttttttctttttttttttaacgtttgtACACTGTACGTAtatgtctttttttctctctcttttttctatcatgtttaatatttaattcttgcACGTGATCTGTGCCTCGACACGTGCAACTATCTGATATTTTAGTCGTACGCTTTTAGCATTTTTGAATGgatctcaattaattaatttaattgtgttATTTAAGATACTTTTACTTTGATATTTCTTAACCATTTATTGCGCCTCGTTGtcatatttctatttctatttgcCGTTCGCAATTACTTGAATCAGCAGGCAGAAATAATCTCTTAATGCAAAATCTCGAATGCGAAAGAAAACGaccgatttattattattttttttttttttatgcttctcTCGGCTACGTGTGACTTTCCGATACGATCGTGGAACAACAGGCAGCGCGAGATACTGTTAAATCACTCTTTGACGCAAATCTAAGCGCGATTATGGTGATCTAGGTCATTCGCGACTTGTCACGCTGAACGATTAACCCTTTCAATTCAAAATCACGTTCGTGTAGCTTGggaaaagaaatgttttacgATGCGTAGTttgttaaaaacatttatgtatcaaattaaataattttgatatctgtaacaaataaaaaatttccaaGTACCAATGTAGGAGCATATTACACACGCATCAgacagtttaaattattacacgcgatattaatttcgtcggCAACATTTTAAGCAACGTTACGATACGTCAGCGAACGTATCAGATCGTAATTAAGTTCGGTATCGCGACAATTAACGATGCAATCACGTAAACGGCGCATTCGCGGAGGCGCGTTCGATTTTTACTCGCTAGCGGGCTTCCTTTAGCCTCCTTCTCACCCACGTTTAAGTAGAAAGCAGCGTACCATTAGCAGCCGATCTGTATGCAAAGCCGATCCGTTTTCTAGCCGCTGGAAATCGCGGTAATGATATCGGCCTCCGTCGCCAACATCTAGAGCGTAGTAGACGAGGCGGCGGGATCGAGAAGACTCCGAGAAGTCATTGCCagcgatgtaaaaaaattttccttccGACATAACGCGCGATCAATGCCGACCGGTTATTCTCGCGATCAAGGTCCGTGCGTTGAAACTGCGAGCGCGGTAAACGTGGCAGTCGACAGTAACGATCGGTATTAATCGATAGTAATGATCTTCAAATCTTTCATAAGCTTGCGAATAACGACTTGAGTATGTTTTTCCAAGCTGTTACGttgattgaatattttttaggaTAATATCTTTACGTGGGAATTAGAATTGAGAACTTTGATTTATTTGAACGTTTTGTA includes these proteins:
- the LOC139104219 gene encoding E3 SUMO-protein ligase NSE2 isoform X2 — encoded protein: MTQSSDLTDELDDCFLKTAGNIIKYYDDEESRKKLLKNLRETLEENCIQVTKIKAANEIKEHLQFDNMSELEKDVKNLTQEYRKALSEIKVNPAEDKRLIAHNRQVNDLIQAIKAASNNDLDNTDTDLRLTSSEINVIDPISKTRMTDPVRNAACGHVYDKESLVAMLKKNPNTRCPVVGCTNTDYIVLSQCRFDIVTKTYLENNPA
- the Kyat gene encoding kynurenine aminotransferase isoform X1, whose translation is MSVMRGATVLLVLSMLTRVCFSATSKTASFGTVKNIRSITKMSKFDLPDRLKGNDKSVWVEYIQLALQYKPLNLGQGFPDYYAPENVTNALAAVAKNDNPLLQQYTRGFGHPRLVNVIAKFYSKLINRDLDPNKEVLVTSGAYEALYATLQGHTNPGDEWIIIEPFFDCYEPMVQTAGGIPRYIALKPKSTSGTVTSGDWVFDRKEMESLFNEKTKGIILNTPHNPIGKVFTLDELQFIANLAKKWNVLVVSDEVYEHIVYEPYKHIRIATLPDMYERTITIGSAGKTFSVTGWKIGWAYGPANLLRNLQVIHQNSVYTCSTPIQEAIAIGFELEMERLQQPECYFRSLAMELLPKRDYMAKFLREVGMIPTIPEGGYFMLANWSALENKVRLNEESDENKDYRFTKWMTKNVGLQGIPPTAFYGPEHKTLAEDYVRYCFIKKDENLKAAADLLKKWASK
- the Kyat gene encoding kynurenine aminotransferase isoform X2; this encodes MLTRVCFSATSKTASFGTVKNIRSITKMSKFDLPDRLKGNDKSVWVEYIQLALQYKPLNLGQGFPDYYAPENVTNALAAVAKNDNPLLQQYTRGFGHPRLVNVIAKFYSKLINRDLDPNKEVLVTSGAYEALYATLQGHTNPGDEWIIIEPFFDCYEPMVQTAGGIPRYIALKPKSTSGTVTSGDWVFDRKEMESLFNEKTKGIILNTPHNPIGKVFTLDELQFIANLAKKWNVLVVSDEVYEHIVYEPYKHIRIATLPDMYERTITIGSAGKTFSVTGWKIGWAYGPANLLRNLQVIHQNSVYTCSTPIQEAIAIGFELEMERLQQPECYFRSLAMELLPKRDYMAKFLREVGMIPTIPEGGYFMLANWSALENKVRLNEESDENKDYRFTKWMTKNVGLQGIPPTAFYGPEHKTLAEDYVRYCFIKKDENLKAAADLLKKWASK
- the LOC139104219 gene encoding origin recognition complex subunit 1 isoform X1, translated to MTAQTMLTFALLSVLLILSGIRTVGNDFNHKSSRSPASAVITKIIYGHTSYVESIFYKDIVQPPQRRLLEHPRRAKQVYRSHDYNIAREYRRPRYKLDESRLYRSAFNNDENEDEEEEEEEEDEEEEENESDEEDKFDDEDADEDADAEQDEEETVAVRNRIARSGYVPLRGELRNDHEKREVVKIRSNMKECKDESIEPSQYYEYETEVRNVASQDARCGECQVIILAKIFTTSLLILLFT